CTGTTATTTTTCCAACGTGCCATGCATTATCATATATTGCCGCAACAAATTGGTCGACGGCGATGGTTATCTCAATCCTGTCAGCTTCGACTTCAGCTGTTTCAACATGctcattttgatttatattggCCTCTTTTTCTGGTACTACAACACGACCAGCATTCTCTCCTTTCAATATGTTTGACTCTGAGTAATCATGGAAATTACCTATCAAACATTCCTCACAGTAACAGGAAGTCACGGTCGTCTTGACTATACCTTTAGATACACCAACCACACAGTGGACCTGCATTGTTCCCTTCAATGGAATTATGTGTTTGTTGAACTCTGAAATCTCTAACCTGCTATCTGTGCATTCTGTTGAAttgtaataaatgtatttagCACTCGTGTGGTGCTTTTGCACTCTTTCAAAGTACTCAGGTGCATCCTGTACTGTTATTTTTCCTTGTCTGACGGCGAGGTCTGCGGTACGTTTTGATGTTCCCCCAATGCCATCGCATGGCCCTTTTCCGTGCCCGGTTTCAAAATAGTTCCAAATGGCATTgacaccaaatatatttttatgatcaGACACAATGTAGAAGGCCGTCTTGTTACGATATTGTGAACTTGGACTATCTGTCCAGTAGTGAACAACCTTCAGATTATTGACATGATTCTTTATTTCAGACAAAAGCTTTTGAATGATGGTATAAACAGATCCTATGTTGTGCCCAAGATCGTCGGAAACGAAGACATAGTTTTTATGTTCAAGTTCCTTCTGTTCGTTCttgaaataaacaacaactGGATGTAGGGTAACAGCACTCGAATTCCAATATGCACTCTGAACTTCATCGGCTGAAGTACATGAAAAGTTTTCGGCAAAGTCCATCTGCACGATTACATTTTCCCACGGTAAATTTTCTTTCAGATTGTTTAAGGCTTGGTATTGAAGTCGAACTCTTGACACGTGTTCTTGAAAATCACGAACTTGAGTATGTACAATTGAAATGAAGCTGTCCCTTGTTTCCTCTCTCTCAacaatttttgttctttttttgcCATCTGCCATCTCAACCTTTTTCCACTGTTCATACCTGACATTTTCATTTCGAATTTCTGAGAGTATCTCTGGGAGTGGCTTGTCTTTTAGCTGCCTTACAAATTCATCGGGATTGATGGTTACGTTGGCACCTGACGTTTTCATGTTCTTAAGGGCTAACGCCATGTTTTGGTGCTTTTGGCAGAGGCATTTATTTCTACTTAAATGTTTGGTCAGGCATATATGCTTTGGTCTCAAACGACAGAAGGTAGCAAGTGAAATTTTCTTCGGTGACTCAGTTTTGAATTTGAGATGCAAAAATAACATGCTGTCGTTAAGAACTCTTTTTTGTATATGACCGGtttcagttttctttttatcgTTTTTGCCAGGCATCATTCTGCTATTATCGTCTCTTTCTAAGAATGTGACGACGTCTCCACGAAGTATTTCTCTTGATTCTACACGCTTCCTCAATAAAGGAAAAGAGAGCAATTTGTTGGAACACACTGTGGCCTTGAAGTGATGACGTCTTATTCCGGATTTGATGCCTAACATTTTCTTCATCTTGTACTTCTTGATTATTTCTCCGTTAACAATTTTCTTCAAAACGTGTTTTCCCTTCAACCCATCTGATTTCCAAGCAGCCCCTATCTCTTCTGTTATAACATTTGCAAAGAGTAGTTTTTCCTGGATCTTTTTTGGAACCTTATGTGGTGTCAGACCCTCTTCTCTGATTTCTTGTATAGTTCTTTTTCTAGGTGTCAGAGCAATTGATGTTGATGTAGAAGGGCTATTTCTGGAGGAGGATGATGTAGTAGGATTTCTTATGATagtttgtgttttcttttccCTGTTTATTAATCTCTGATATCGCTTTGATACGGTCCTAATTTTTCTATTGAGTAGTTCATTTTTGTCTGTCAGGTCTGCTATTGTTCTTCTATGTTTGGCGTTGGCACGATTTACTCTAGTTCTGGTTCTTTTCTTTGTAGCCAGTGACGGTAACTTAACTATCAATTGTTCAGTCACAATGTTAACTGTAGATGTGACATCTGATGATGATGATATTTCTGAACATTGCTCCAAGTTATTAGCTACTGTTTTGGTTTGCTCCAAATTATTAGCTACTGTTTTGGTAAGATTCTTTTTCTTTAGCCTATGTTGTCGAACCCATTCACGAACCTTTTTACGCCTTTCATTTGCCTTTCTTTGTGGCTTTTCTTCTATTGGCACATAGTATCCTTTGACtctttctctttcttttttaagaTAAGCTTCTCCTTCTTTCTGTTTTTTTCGCTCTCTATAGGCTTTCTGAATTTCAGCCTTTGATTTTCccatttctgaaaataaaataaaatttgattaaatcaaCAGAACACAAATTAACTACAGCATTATAAAGCCAGCTATCTGAAATGATGGTAGAAATTCTTTGATATACTCTTAATAAGAATGCGTAATCTACGTTATCAAGTTGTGTAGTCTACGTTATAACATTTTGCACACGTTAAATGAGAGGATACTTGGAAATTAAATAGCAATGAAGCCGTTAAAATAACGATAAACACCCTTGCTGTTGTTTACATGCTTTCAAAACATGTTTGACTTGACACAGCAAaagaaatgttataaattataagCCTTTCTGTAGCCATAAGTAAGCTACGTTATCAGGGATTCAAAGGAGCAAATATGCAATATATTTACACATCTGGATACACAATGGACTAAGTTTGCAAAATTCATGAACAATTATgtctatttttataaatttttgggATGCTAACTTCTTTGTACCTTATTTGTAGTCATAACATTCGGACACTACTGATCACGTAAATTACCAATTTTTCTagtgtttttaaattgaaaatacatgCTGTAAATGCTTATAGCCTCTAATGAATGCATCACAAAAGGtttgataaatatgtatttaactttatatataatctTGAATCACAACGAAAGACAATATAAACTCCTTACCTGAATTTAAGCTGAGTATTCCACattcatatattttgaaaaacctTGAAGGTCAAATGACGCTTTCCTTATATGACGTCAGacgaaatatgaaaacaaagaaCCACTGGCGGTAGAATAACGTCAAAATTTCCGTACTAACGTCGCGTTTTATTGTCATATTGTATAGCAGGTAACGTAATTTACAAAACGTAAATTACAACCACcatctattttcaatttttcagcaAGTTCTAAAGCCTCAAATCTAAAACACCGGGTATTTAATTGGTCTTTACAATAAGGTGTACcttttaaggcaaacaataagCATTAATTCACATACTTATGTTAGTAATCGCTATAACGTAACTTACAAGCTTATAGCAACGCTCGTTTTCGGtttcataaaatgtaaaaaaaaatatttcaatgaatttCAAGACAAAGTTTGTACATATGTTTAACagcaatacttttaaaataagtttggtCTAGTTAACATTCGTTAAATACTCTATGtagtaaaattgtataaattttaagCTTAACAACGTAGATTACATAGTTTTCGGCGACATCAGAAAAAAAGgtgtattgaaaaaatgtatatatttgaatgagaactgtttttttcactttgttGTAACGTTAATATGCTACAAGAAAACACTTTACATTGTTCAGAACTATAGATTGGTTTTTATTTGGCAGTTGTTTCATTATAGCCCTATGCCTGGCGACATGCATTTTTGGTGAAATTAGCGTACTTTCGACACTAAAATTTTACTGAACTAATGTAGGCAAGTCaaataaattgattgaaatcattaaattatatatatcttcgtataaaaatcacaataattgaCAGATATATGCTGTAATACTCCCCTCGGGCATCAGCGACAAGGATTTCACAAGCGTGGACACTTATTCTGAGAATAGGTGTAGTATTACTATTAGACTGCTAAAACACTGACTGGACCAGCAATGCTTGAACATATCATCGACCAGATCACCACTGGTGTCCAAAAAACCTTCGGAACCTCTGCTCTAGACTTAAAAAGAACACACTTTCTAtacaaatgatttataaataatttgacaGATAAAATTTTGTCGGTTACATGTTGTCGTTGAagccagaaaaaaaagagtaaTAAGTGGGTTGTTTTGAATGACAATCTTACTTATCCTAGGTTGTGAGATGTAGTCTCTTGTAACTGCAAGTTGATTTATCTTTCGTGCAGCAACATCATTTAATGGTCCGTTGAAAGAACTCATGTCAATAGTTTTCGCCATGTTGACCAATATTTTCAGCGGTCATGTGATATCATGAGGAAGTGCTCATCAATCCTTGGTCTGATCAAGGGTaccataaaataattatttggtaaaatacattttatcgTAAAAGTCTCATCTTTTTCATACTAAAATTTCTGGTCTGAATGTCTCAATATCTATGATGTTACAATGAAATCTCTTAATAGGGACGAAAGGAAACATTTATGCCACGAAAATTGTGCATTAAAAAGGGGTACAATTATTAAAACCGGATCTCGAATAAACAGCTAATATTTCCGGATAATTTGGCTACTCGATCATTATCAAGGATTTAATTTAAAGTACATATTTTACTGCAGTACTTAGGGACTTATCATTATTTACCGGGggagagggggggggggggggctggtcATTTGGAAattaaacttataaaattttCTTGATCCCCcctaatatttaactttttttattttatccccccttaaaaaaaatgaaaaaaaatgtgattcCCCCTCTATTAAACCAGGCCAGgaacatatactagtatatttgaTATCATATACTGTTCTGtgattaaacatttgaaaatagaaaacacaaGTTTGTCATGTTATTTCACGGAAATAATGCAAACATGAAATATTCTCATTGGAATGAGTCcgtcaaaaatatatttgaaggaaAATTGCCTTGAAAAAGTGCACTTCCAAGAAATATGTGTAAGTAGTGTAAGCCATAACCTGTGCTTTGGgatgttttttctttgttttccccACTAATTTCCTATATTGGGCTAAAAAAATACTtgttcgttatttttttttcagtttggggggggggggggggggggggggcgggatACAGTAAAGAggtgtatgtttttaaaaacagtAACAACACTTTATTTAGTAAAAGGGATTTATTGTATACCCCTTTCTTAAAAGCTGTGTAATCTTTTTACTTGAGGCCTTATATTGAAAGCTAAATGGAATTGGTAAACTTATATATTGATAGTTCATTTAGCTTGAACGAATCATTTACTCATTTATTGTCACATATCTCGCATTTCGTCTAGTTAAGTTATCccaaaaattttgatttattggCCTGAAAAGTACAACTTTTGATGGAATGGGAAGTACAATTGGACCGAAAAGGATCTTGTAATGAAAACCAAAAGGTGCATTAGTAGTGTTTAACAACTAAGAAGTATCTTTTGTATCAAATTCAACTGTTTGTATGCAACttagataaaaatatatgatcATTTATTAGTCAACACTATAGTCTTTCATTATGCAATGCAATTTGGATTTCTTTGGAAGAAATTATACACAAATcgttgtagattttttttaattcatacttaatttttcttaaactattaaGCTTAGTTAGTGAGTATGATACAACACATGACAGCCATACTTGAAAAAAACAGtcaaatatataatcaaatgGGCTTGAATCTATTCGAACCAGAAAGAATTGGCAGCTTTAAAAACCTCGCTACTTTAGATTTTCGTTCAAAACGGAAGCAGTTTGCGGCATGTTTAGGTGGGGAagaatttttacaattaaaaatcaaagtctACCATGCCAAATCTTATGCCCTTGAAAAGTtagataaaaatcaaaaatcaagcATAATTAGACTTAAAACTTATGAACCTCTTGAAATGTATGGTACAGGAGATGAGTCTGATGCGTTTGACTTTATAACTGTTAAGCTTTTTAGGTACTGATggttagtttagtttaaacatatttatttatagtggattgggaaacaagttttgcaacttatattaatccctttccactttgcgggtgcgagtgctgccttgtagcggcattagcctactctttttcgaaatctacaagggtgtctttaacgtgcaagagatgtggctctctcttaacacgggtcagccatttatcgtccctttccgacggactatcatcgtttcctcaagaccatactcgcagatggtgtcaagggagagccgaaaattgagtttctgaaattttcatcccaaacgggaatcgaaccaggaacctttgtgttagtagtccgatgcactaaccactacaccacgacTCTCTCTCAAGATGGTTATATTGATGTGTGATCAGTGAATTAATTTAATCAGttaaatatacagaaaacaaattattataacatatggtaatgaaataaatttgatcaaatatggtaaaaatatattattattttattgttgtaatGTTCTTTCTTGAAGAATGCAAACTACTTACTAGTACttccatttgaaaaaaaatgatccccctctttgaattgataaaaaatttaacccCCCTTTCaacttatagaaaaaaaacttgacccccccccccctgcaTTTTGACCAGCCCCCCTCCCAGGTAAAAATAATAAGTCCCTTATAATGCTCCCATTTTGAAATTTGGAATTTTAGTAGTTTTAATATTTCGACCAAAATAATTTCTCCACATATAAAGTTTCTATTAGGCTGCCCTATTTATACAAGCTGCTCgctttttccatatttttgaCAATGATAACGTTTTTTgggtcccccccccccccccccccccaagtaAATAGTAAAACCAAGGAGCTTATAAAACTAACATATATCATTGGTAAGACATAACTAGGTATTCTTTCCACTACTGTTTCTAAGGACTATACTGACTGTCTTATTCGGTTaggtaaaaacaaatgttttaatgttcAAGCAAGTTAATTAACTAAAAGGTGTATTAAGTACGAGATgtgaataaaatcaaaatatgatttttttttgtgttcgaCAATCTTATCAatgaaagtgattttttttagcaGCCAGCTATATGGttcaatacaattatatgtctctggttcagttttatcaaaatatgcattgcacaaggtcatttttgtttactgttttagagacgtctttacactaaatgcATTGGATAAtgtggatgttggatgtgtagtgattgataatttagtcttagatgcatgattttttaattagttgttagtggctttggactggctgtcagtaactgcgactGAGTACTATCAGATCTGTACTTATTGTCTAAAGCTTTTTGTTGTTGGTATGTACAAATATCCGGctacgtccacttgtatttgtagtatttttatttttatccatctgatgtgttaagccttttcaactgatttttatagttcgttcttatattgtTCTGTTAAACCACTAGTTCaaaggttaggggagggttgggatcccacttACATGTTTAgacccgccacattctgtaagtatgtgtctgtcccaagtcaggagcctgtaaaacagtggttgtcttttgtttaggtgacacatatttgtttttcgttcagttttttgtacacaaattaggctgttagttttctcgtgtgaatttttttacattgtcatttcgtgaccttttatagctgactatgcggtatggctttgttcattgttgaaggccgtacggtgacctacagttgttaattcaGTCTGTGTTCTTTGGTCTCTTGCATGTGGAGGGTTAACCGTtggctcattggcaatcataccacatcttctttttaatatacaaatgtataagcCTGGAATATCgctgatgaattattcactatAGCATTGCCAAGTGAATTATTTGACCTCATTGAATTCGTATTCATGTAATCTTCAATTTAACCCCGCATAAACTAGGCATGgtctacaaataaaaagaatcatTTTTTAAGTGTTCaacatttgattgactgattcaatCCACGAAAACTCTTTATTATGTATACAGGAAAAACTTGACGTTTAGCAACAGtagttttcttttgttacctattctgacatcggacttcTTTTTagactgagttttactgtgcgtatagCTGTGTGTTGGATTTTTTTCCACATTGGCTGGGGGTATTGGGCGAGGATTTAGGTCTCACAAAACGTCTTAAACACAgccgcatttttgtgcctgtccaacgtcaggagcctctggcctttgtaagccttgtatgatttttcattttagttcatttatatgtattgGAGTTTAGTGTTTAAGACCCATTGCTGtatggccttcggctgttttttGCTCTGTGGTCGGGTTTGGctttacggtgacctatatatgcATGTAAACTTCAATTTCAGCTAACaagttggtctcttgtggagagctgtcccGCTTGAAAGTGAACACAtcttattttgtataatatggATATGACGTTAATACTATacatattgaaaattaaaattacagtggtaaaaaaaaagtctacaTGCAAGTCCGTTCGCTTGAAAAAGTAAAGTACTAGTAGTCAACTGTTTGTATCCCctttttatttatgttgataAATTTATTGTTGCTTAGTTTCTTCTTTTACCTTTTCTAAGATCCGTTACGGGCTTCTTTTTAATTGGGATTAACTGTTCGTTTTGGA
Above is a window of Mytilus trossulus isolate FHL-02 chromosome 4, PNRI_Mtr1.1.1.hap1, whole genome shotgun sequence DNA encoding:
- the LOC134714345 gene encoding uncharacterized protein LOC134714345, whose amino-acid sequence is MGKSKAEIQKAYRERKKQKEGEAYLKKERERVKGYYVPIEEKPQRKANERRKKVREWVRQHRLKKKNLTKTVANNLEQTKTVANNLEQCSEISSSSDVTSTVNIVTEQLIVKLPSLATKKRTRTRVNRANAKHRRTIADLTDKNELLNRKIRTVSKRYQRLINREKKTQTIIRNPTTSSSSRNSPSTSTSIALTPRKRTIQEIREEGLTPHKVPKKIQEKLLFANVITEEIGAAWKSDGLKGKHVLKKIVNGEIIKKYKMKKMLGIKSGIRRHHFKATVCSNKLLSFPLLRKRVESREILRGDVVTFLERDDNSRMMPGKNDKKKTETGHIQKRVLNDSMLFLHLKFKTESPKKISLATFCRLRPKHICLTKHLSRNKCLCQKHQNMALALKNMKTSGANVTINPDEFVRQLKDKPLPEILSEIRNENVRYEQWKKVEMADGKKRTKIVEREETRDSFISIVHTQVRDFQEHVSRVRLQYQALNNLKENLPWENVIVQMDFAENFSCTSADEVQSAYWNSSAVTLHPVVVYFKNEQKELEHKNYVFVSDDLGHNIGSVYTIIQKLLSEIKNHVNNLKVVHYWTDSPSSQYRNKTAFYIVSDHKNIFGVNAIWNYFETGHGKGPCDGIGGTSKRTADLAVRQGKITVQDAPEYFERVQKHHTSAKYIYYNSTECTDSRLEISEFNKHIIPLKGTMQVHCVVGVSKGIVKTTVTSCYCEECLIGNFHDYSESNILKGENAGRVVVPEKEANINQNEHVETAEVEADRIEITIAVDQFVAAIYDNAWHVGKITDIDETDKECQVNFLRPSQGRNTGNPLYKWPNPEDKIWLQVTDILCNIREPNKVGRSGRSFEIDPQDYRNACSLLQLRSNT